A portion of the Candidatus Zixiibacteriota bacterium genome contains these proteins:
- the efp gene encoding elongation factor P — protein MYTPSDFRKGLRIIVDDQPYYVVSYQHFKMGRGKANIRTKLKHIKSGAVVEKVFSSNDSFKPPDMEEKKMQFLYEDPDGMAFMDSTTFEQISIALENLGDSKWYMLENEEYKVLFLDGEAISIDLPAAVVLKVTETEPSARGDTVSNVTKPAKLQTGLTVKVPPFVKEGDKVKVDTRSGEYLERAN, from the coding sequence ATGTATACGCCGTCTGATTTTCGAAAAGGTTTGCGCATAATTGTGGACGACCAGCCTTACTATGTCGTCAGCTACCAGCATTTCAAAATGGGCCGTGGCAAGGCCAACATTCGCACCAAACTCAAGCATATCAAGAGTGGTGCCGTTGTGGAGAAAGTTTTTTCATCCAACGACAGTTTCAAGCCGCCCGACATGGAAGAAAAGAAGATGCAGTTTCTGTATGAAGACCCCGACGGTATGGCTTTCATGGATTCCACAACATTCGAACAGATATCAATAGCCCTGGAAAACCTGGGCGACTCGAAGTGGTACATGCTTGAAAACGAAGAATACAAAGTTCTGTTTCTCGATGGCGAGGCCATTTCTATCGATCTTCCGGCGGCTGTGGTTCTGAAAGTAACCGAGACGGAACCGTCCGCCCGCGGTGACACTGTCAGCAACGTTACCAAGCCGGCCAAGCTGCAAACCGGGTTGACCGTCAAAGTACCTCCCTTCGTCAAAGAGGGCGACAAAGTAAAAGTGGACACGCGCTCCGGAGAATACCTGGAACGGGCCAACTGA
- the rnhC gene encoding ribonuclease HIII codes for MGETRRVVGVDESGKGDFFGPLVVAAFLADDCKADELSALGVRDGKLIADKKTLEIDLKLRADFSHEILIVEPSDYNQRYALIKNLNKLLAEGHAEVIDRLLSEKQADLVISDKFGKPELVEGALAARGQNVPLEQMVRGERIIQVAAASILARAAFIREMQRLSEQYGITIPKGAAAQVDAAGRKIVRMHGIQTLPNLAKTHFKNYRRVVNPTLFTR; via the coding sequence ATGGGCGAAACTCGACGGGTGGTAGGGGTCGACGAGTCCGGCAAGGGGGATTTTTTCGGTCCTTTGGTGGTGGCTGCCTTTCTGGCCGATGACTGCAAGGCCGATGAACTGAGCGCTCTCGGCGTGCGTGACGGCAAACTGATCGCCGACAAAAAGACGCTTGAGATTGATCTCAAGTTGCGGGCCGATTTTTCACATGAAATCCTGATTGTCGAACCCTCCGATTATAATCAACGATATGCTTTGATCAAGAACCTCAACAAACTGCTGGCCGAAGGGCATGCCGAGGTAATCGACCGCCTGCTCTCGGAAAAACAGGCCGATCTGGTGATTTCGGACAAGTTCGGTAAGCCGGAACTTGTCGAAGGAGCGCTGGCGGCGCGGGGACAAAATGTGCCGCTTGAACAAATGGTCAGAGGGGAGCGCATCATTCAGGTGGCGGCCGCCTCGATTTTGGCTAGGGCGGCGTTTATCCGCGAGATGCAGAGACTTTCAGAGCAGTACGGCATTACCATTCCCAAGGGCGCGGCCGCTCAGGTCGACGCGGCCGGACGAAAGATCGTGCGTATGCATGGAATCCAGACGCTTCCGAACCTGGCCAAGACACACTTCAAGAACTATCGTCGAGTCGTGAACCCGACTCTGTTCACCCGCTGA
- a CDS encoding GAF domain-containing protein has protein sequence MGLPLLDLLVALFFLLSLVVVARFRNEIRIHDSESYRFLSGGLAVLAVVALTRIYGGIGLFATVPLLSDPLFFKVISWIGIIMGATFVVSGASTWLPMARVNRQFGQEMVQRLELIKRVEQLVMVETRLPEVMCTTLDYMTELTGLSWGAVYSCPSDGQPASLLSTSGGATTDVAALHQVVCTEADFLGNPEVDSSDALNITRKLKALTTPPNLVLPLSSDGRVYGAFLLWSNAEGVSDESEMRVNLKIAVDVIARKLELDTRRAASAFESQCHKFGQSLDETVDPSLELRENFVALARLMGSQLRAEHVSLAIVAANGLVRRLTIGMGRTLLDEVGLDLGGDKSHVGRVLESGQPMITAEVEETACLPSSDLAVAGGLQSVLAIPVTHRAHRYGVLTVGSRERKVFDRRHLQLLQSVMPVFADIMITDEHSRVMSQMQRRASVVDSFLNDVGGMEDLQAAFQRAAELIMSELDCSMVRVSTYNHDSVFLRSRAVAHDSRVEPTTPPDGHMVMSLMPLHRQVRDTGQVMLIGPDEDQALTAAEASQAFSGEAQGAMLVPIVVGHQVLAVIAVANAPGSDMFRHRRSDILLTRSVAGALGLAIHAGLSRSAAHVRDEDGSAKTKPPSSRLRWQVNSSLSGILGSLEMIKAQHKPGDPELDKYLSIIDKSAHRIHEYVTQPTQE, from the coding sequence ATGGGACTGCCACTTCTTGATCTTTTGGTGGCGCTGTTTTTTCTTTTGAGCCTGGTCGTGGTGGCGAGGTTCAGAAACGAGATTCGCATACACGACTCAGAAAGCTACCGGTTTTTGTCGGGTGGTTTGGCGGTGCTGGCGGTCGTGGCTCTGACCCGGATTTACGGAGGGATCGGACTGTTCGCGACAGTTCCACTATTGTCGGACCCACTGTTCTTCAAGGTGATCAGTTGGATAGGCATCATAATGGGGGCAACGTTTGTCGTAAGCGGCGCCTCGACATGGTTGCCGATGGCTCGCGTGAACCGTCAATTCGGACAGGAAATGGTGCAGCGACTTGAGTTGATCAAGAGGGTTGAACAGCTGGTCATGGTTGAAACCAGACTACCGGAAGTCATGTGCACGACGCTGGACTATATGACCGAACTTACCGGACTTTCGTGGGGAGCCGTTTACAGTTGCCCATCGGATGGCCAGCCGGCCAGCCTGCTCTCAACGTCAGGCGGGGCGACAACGGATGTGGCGGCCCTGCATCAGGTGGTGTGCACCGAAGCCGATTTCCTCGGCAACCCGGAAGTTGATTCTTCCGACGCTTTGAACATAACACGGAAACTTAAGGCCCTGACCACGCCTCCCAATCTTGTTCTGCCCTTGAGTAGTGACGGTCGTGTCTATGGTGCATTTCTGTTGTGGAGCAACGCCGAGGGAGTGTCGGACGAAAGCGAGATGCGAGTGAATCTCAAGATCGCCGTCGATGTAATTGCCCGCAAACTGGAACTCGACACGCGAAGAGCAGCGTCTGCTTTCGAGAGCCAATGCCACAAATTCGGCCAGAGCCTGGACGAAACGGTTGATCCCAGCTTGGAACTAAGAGAGAATTTTGTAGCACTGGCTCGTTTGATGGGTAGTCAGCTTCGTGCCGAGCATGTTTCACTGGCTATCGTGGCCGCCAACGGGCTGGTGAGACGGCTGACAATCGGCATGGGACGGACCCTGCTGGATGAAGTTGGACTCGATCTTGGCGGCGACAAGAGCCATGTTGGTCGGGTCCTTGAATCCGGACAACCGATGATAACGGCCGAAGTGGAAGAGACAGCGTGCTTACCCAGCTCCGATCTGGCCGTGGCCGGTGGCCTGCAATCCGTCCTGGCCATACCGGTCACTCATCGTGCCCACAGATATGGCGTACTGACGGTCGGTTCGCGCGAAAGAAAGGTCTTTGACAGGCGCCACCTTCAGTTGCTTCAGTCGGTCATGCCTGTTTTCGCAGACATTATGATCACTGACGAGCACTCCAGAGTGATGAGTCAGATGCAGCGACGTGCATCGGTGGTCGACAGCTTCCTCAATGATGTCGGCGGCATGGAAGACCTGCAAGCTGCTTTTCAACGGGCCGCCGAACTGATAATGTCCGAACTGGACTGTTCGATGGTGCGAGTTTCCACCTACAACCATGATAGCGTCTTTCTGAGGTCGAGAGCGGTTGCCCATGACAGTAGGGTAGAGCCGACAACCCCGCCCGATGGTCACATGGTTATGTCCTTAATGCCGTTGCATCGGCAGGTCCGTGATACCGGACAAGTAATGCTGATCGGCCCCGACGAGGATCAGGCCCTGACGGCAGCCGAAGCCAGTCAAGCATTTTCGGGTGAAGCTCAGGGCGCCATGCTGGTTCCAATCGTTGTTGGTCACCAGGTCCTGGCCGTCATCGCCGTAGCCAACGCTCCCGGCTCCGACATGTTTAGACATCGGCGTAGCGATATACTTTTGACTCGTTCGGTCGCAGGCGCTCTTGGTTTGGCCATCCACGCCGGATTGAGCCGCAGCGCCGCGCACGTCCGAGATGAGGATGGTAGCGCCAAGACCAAACCGCCATCTTCACGCTTGCGTTGGCAAGTCAATTCCTCGCTGAGTGGGATTTTAGGTTCGTTGGAAATGATTAAGGCGCAGCACAAACCGGGTGATCCTGAGCTTGATAAGTACTTGTCGATAATCGACAAATCTGCACATCGTATCCATGAGTACGTTACCCAGCCGACCCAGGAATAG
- a CDS encoding hybrid sensor histidine kinase/response regulator, which yields MTGPSTQISRYFHIQRSHQLGGIIAQLDKVAQLASEHLAADFIALFYRRPGDDAMILVACNRRQNVEVTQLNLLDKQWSEKDNTESLDALRIIDLKAAESEASALHDPFASANDFGFRTTVPLGDNNSALSVVTVYWLEQPSVISDETRQCLNLVLELVTSTMSVADRLHEVNDFSVRLARMLSILETGIVETTFRRAAQEITRVLGSLGHGGGSCFLVEEGERHRYVVGEFSGGDGHDAQTLDTIAAAASRSLGEIAQSDSTAQESRFVDLSDCATDEIQAAVAVDVTPDVEHRCALVIWTQGPTGFTENDLELLTVLAVTARNVLTYAVNMERISKSKRTLEKSSSRMADAEAFAALTDMTTGIAHDFNNVMGGIVGRVQLMKMKVDEGPMAAGLNQVESLAMEGAETVRRIQEFTRRTRNKKLSPMDLADVLETCLGDRPSTWRERAQATGVDVVCAERPETAVVDGDSDDLTTLMDKLIENAVEHSPSGGTVEVALVQKRSQWVLTVTDRGDGVPDEVRKKVFYPFFTTKTSRGAGLGLAIAHGIVVGHGGRIELDDCDPAGTVVRVSLRSSGGVIDESDITNRDGVSDRLRILVVDDDEQIRDILGDMLTIDGHSSTTCADGYEALEAIDEQPYDLVITDLGMPGMSGLDLAAVVHEKYPELPIAMITGWGTQLDEEDASLKGIKIVLPKPFHLKDVKSLVRDLAVR from the coding sequence ATGACCGGACCGTCCACTCAGATTTCAAGATACTTTCACATACAGCGCAGTCATCAATTGGGTGGGATCATTGCGCAGCTTGACAAAGTTGCCCAGCTTGCTTCGGAGCATCTGGCCGCCGACTTCATCGCCCTATTCTATCGACGGCCCGGTGACGATGCGATGATTCTGGTAGCGTGCAACCGACGTCAAAACGTAGAGGTCACGCAACTCAATTTGCTGGATAAGCAGTGGTCCGAGAAGGACAATACCGAGAGCCTGGACGCTTTGCGGATCATCGACTTGAAAGCCGCCGAATCGGAAGCGAGTGCACTCCACGATCCGTTTGCGTCGGCCAACGATTTCGGCTTTCGCACCACCGTACCACTGGGCGACAACAACTCTGCCTTGTCGGTGGTCACCGTGTACTGGCTGGAGCAACCATCCGTAATCAGCGATGAAACCAGGCAGTGTCTGAATCTGGTTCTGGAGCTGGTGACGTCAACGATGTCGGTGGCCGACCGTTTGCATGAGGTGAACGATTTCTCGGTGCGGCTGGCTCGTATGTTGTCGATTCTCGAAACCGGTATCGTTGAAACGACGTTTCGTCGAGCTGCTCAGGAGATCACCAGAGTTCTCGGTTCGCTGGGTCATGGTGGCGGCAGTTGTTTTCTTGTCGAAGAGGGTGAACGCCACCGGTATGTAGTCGGCGAGTTCTCAGGCGGAGACGGTCATGATGCCCAGACCCTGGACACGATTGCCGCCGCCGCATCCAGAAGCTTGGGCGAAATTGCCCAGTCCGATTCAACGGCGCAGGAATCACGGTTCGTGGACCTTTCCGATTGTGCAACGGATGAAATCCAGGCGGCGGTCGCCGTGGATGTAACGCCGGACGTCGAACACCGGTGCGCTTTGGTTATCTGGACGCAGGGGCCGACCGGTTTCACCGAGAACGATCTGGAACTGCTCACCGTGCTGGCCGTGACGGCTCGAAACGTCCTCACTTATGCCGTGAACATGGAGCGAATCAGCAAATCGAAGCGCACTTTGGAGAAGTCCAGTTCACGCATGGCCGACGCTGAAGCATTTGCCGCCTTGACCGACATGACCACCGGCATTGCCCACGATTTCAATAATGTAATGGGTGGAATCGTAGGGCGCGTCCAGTTAATGAAAATGAAAGTGGATGAAGGTCCTATGGCGGCCGGTTTGAACCAGGTGGAGTCTTTGGCCATGGAGGGTGCGGAGACGGTGCGTCGGATTCAGGAGTTTACTCGGCGGACACGCAACAAGAAACTCTCGCCGATGGATCTGGCCGATGTCCTGGAAACTTGTCTTGGTGACAGGCCCTCGACATGGCGTGAGCGGGCTCAAGCTACCGGCGTGGATGTCGTTTGCGCCGAGCGACCGGAGACTGCGGTTGTCGATGGCGACAGCGACGACCTCACGACACTCATGGACAAACTCATAGAGAACGCCGTTGAACATTCACCTTCAGGCGGCACCGTTGAAGTAGCGCTCGTGCAAAAAAGGTCGCAGTGGGTACTGACCGTAACCGACCGGGGTGACGGCGTTCCCGACGAGGTTCGGAAAAAAGTGTTCTATCCTTTCTTTACGACCAAGACCAGTCGCGGTGCCGGCCTGGGACTGGCTATCGCTCATGGGATCGTTGTCGGCCACGGTGGCCGGATCGAGCTGGACGACTGCGACCCGGCGGGGACGGTGGTGAGGGTTTCGCTCAGGTCTTCCGGCGGCGTTATTGACGAGTCCGACATCACAAACCGTGACGGCGTTTCGGATCGCTTGCGAATTCTGGTCGTCGATGATGACGAACAGATCAGGGACATTCTCGGTGATATGCTAACTATCGACGGTCACTCATCGACCACCTGCGCCGACGGGTACGAGGCGCTGGAGGCGATTGATGAGCAGCCTTATGACCTTGTCATCACCGACCTGGGGATGCCCGGAATGTCCGGCCTGGACCTGGCAGCGGTTGTGCACGAAAAATACCCGGAGTTACCTATTGCCATGATCACCGGCTGGGGGACTCAGCTTGACGAAGAGGATGCCTCGTTGAAGGGTATCAAAATCGTACTGCCGAAACCGTTCCATCTCAAAGATGTCAAATCGCTGGTGAGGGACCTGGCTGTCCGGTGA
- the ribD gene encoding bifunctional diaminohydroxyphosphoribosylaminopyrimidine deaminase/5-amino-6-(5-phosphoribosylamino)uracil reductase RibD, with translation MARALQLAEKGRARTRPNPMVGAVLVKGGRVVGEGYHRAAGRDHAEIVAIKRAKRAGRGATLYVSLEPCCHTGNTGPCSDAIVRAEISRVVYAVKDPDPRVSGRGARALRKAGLDVVGGVLSKQARLLNEQFFGYHENGRPYITLKYAQSLDGRIATSAGDSKWITGLQARKFAHRLRAEADAVLVGSETVRQDDPALTVRHVHGIDPYRLVVTSSLKLPGQCRLLTENDDSRTIIAAATNPGQRRWSQSNNGNLIFWQVRKSRDGLIDLADLVRKADLFGLRSLLVEGGARLATSFVKAGLVDKLVVMTAPTVIGRGVDAIGDLDVRRLCDAVEVEQGSFTMLGRDSVFIGYPRRSV, from the coding sequence ATGGCAAGAGCCCTGCAACTGGCCGAGAAAGGCCGGGCCCGGACCAGACCGAATCCGATGGTTGGAGCCGTACTGGTCAAGGGTGGGCGAGTCGTCGGGGAAGGTTATCACCGGGCCGCCGGTCGTGACCATGCTGAGATCGTCGCGATCAAGAGAGCCAAAAGGGCCGGCCGTGGCGCTACTCTTTATGTCTCACTGGAACCATGCTGCCATACCGGTAACACCGGCCCGTGCAGCGATGCAATCGTCAGGGCGGAAATCAGCAGAGTTGTCTACGCTGTCAAGGACCCTGATCCACGGGTCAGCGGCCGTGGCGCCCGAGCTTTGAGAAAGGCAGGCCTCGACGTGGTCGGCGGCGTCCTCAGTAAGCAGGCGCGGCTTCTGAACGAACAGTTTTTCGGATATCATGAAAACGGTCGACCCTATATAACTCTCAAGTATGCTCAAAGCCTCGACGGCCGTATCGCCACTTCAGCAGGTGACTCAAAATGGATCACCGGGCTTCAGGCGCGCAAGTTCGCCCACCGACTGCGGGCGGAAGCTGATGCCGTGCTGGTCGGCAGCGAGACGGTCAGGCAGGATGATCCGGCTTTGACGGTCCGGCATGTTCATGGGATCGACCCTTATCGCCTGGTGGTCACCTCAAGTTTGAAGCTACCTGGCCAATGCCGCCTGCTGACAGAGAATGACGACAGCCGAACGATAATCGCGGCAGCCACAAATCCCGGGCAACGAAGATGGAGTCAAAGCAACAATGGGAATCTCATATTCTGGCAGGTACGAAAAAGCCGCGATGGGCTCATCGACTTAGCGGACCTGGTACGGAAGGCGGACTTGTTCGGTCTCCGGTCCTTGTTGGTCGAGGGCGGCGCTCGTTTGGCGACCTCGTTCGTGAAGGCAGGGTTGGTCGATAAACTGGTGGTGATGACGGCGCCGACGGTTATCGGGCGCGGCGTCGATGCTATCGGTGATCTTGACGTCAGGCGACTATGCGACGCCGTTGAGGTGGAGCAGGGATCGTTCACGATGTTGGGTCGCGACTCGGTATTCATCGGCTATCCCAGGAGGAGCGTGTAG
- a CDS encoding riboflavin synthase: MFTGLIESKGTVQKITSRGDYKVLVISSTIDTDQIVMGESIACDGACLTVVHIERDSFGVEASTETQTRTKAEQYVRGTVINLERAVRMGDRLGGHLVTGHIDDVGRVEHVRSAGRSIELAVTFDRKYDPLVIEKGSIAIDGVSLTVNTAQPGRLSVNLIPHTIGATTLEELRTGDRVNLEFDMIGKYILKSGRSHKPSALTKEKLIESGW, encoded by the coding sequence ATGTTCACCGGACTGATTGAATCCAAGGGCACTGTTCAAAAAATCACGTCTCGCGGCGATTACAAGGTTCTTGTTATCTCTTCAACAATTGACACCGACCAGATCGTCATGGGCGAGTCGATTGCCTGCGACGGCGCCTGCCTGACCGTTGTGCATATCGAACGAGACAGTTTTGGCGTGGAAGCATCGACTGAGACGCAGACGCGAACCAAGGCTGAGCAGTACGTTCGTGGAACGGTGATCAATCTCGAACGAGCAGTCCGCATGGGTGATCGTCTGGGAGGGCATTTGGTGACCGGTCATATCGACGATGTGGGCAGGGTCGAGCATGTTCGTAGCGCCGGCCGGTCCATCGAACTGGCGGTCACTTTTGACCGCAAGTATGATCCTTTGGTGATCGAGAAGGGTTCCATCGCTATCGATGGTGTCTCGCTGACTGTCAATACGGCACAGCCGGGTCGCCTGAGCGTGAATCTGATACCCCATACCATCGGGGCAACGACGCTTGAGGAATTGCGAACGGGGGACAGGGTCAATCTGGAATTCGATATGATAGGAAAATATATTCTGAAGTCGGGCCGGAGTCATAAGCCATCGGCCCTTACGAAAGAGAAACTGATTGAAAGCGGATGGTAA
- a CDS encoding bifunctional 3,4-dihydroxy-2-butanone-4-phosphate synthase/GTP cyclohydrolase II — translation MNNDEPIVLNKITEAIDDIKAGKFVVVVDDEDRENEGDLIMAADKITPEHVNFMAKHGRGLVCVCMTTERIDQLELHPMVKQNTALLGTRFTVSVDAIKDTTTGISAFDRAQTIKVLADDSTRPTDLARPGHIFPIRALKGGVLTRAGHTEASTDLARLAGLTPVAVLCEIMDDDGNMARLPRLKKLCDEHDFKLISIRDLIAYRLRHENLIDKVETVNLPTDYGEFKLHLYKSETDDHHHLALTKGDVAGAKNVLVRVHSSCLTGDVFASRRCDCGSQLHSAMQAVEDEGCGVILYMRQEGRGIGLVNKILAYKLQEAGRDTVEANEELGFEADLRDYGIGAQILVDLGLSSIRLLTNNPRKVIGLQGYGLEITERMQLEAKALPSNQAYLETKRDKLGHLLNLK, via the coding sequence ATGAACAACGACGAACCAATTGTCCTGAACAAGATAACAGAAGCGATAGACGACATCAAAGCCGGTAAGTTCGTGGTCGTGGTTGATGATGAAGATCGTGAAAACGAAGGTGATCTCATCATGGCGGCCGACAAGATCACACCGGAGCATGTTAATTTCATGGCCAAGCATGGTCGTGGTCTGGTGTGCGTGTGCATGACTACCGAACGGATCGATCAACTCGAATTGCATCCGATGGTAAAGCAGAACACGGCCCTCCTTGGTACGCGCTTCACCGTTTCCGTTGACGCCATTAAGGATACCACTACCGGCATCTCCGCCTTCGATCGCGCCCAGACGATCAAGGTGCTGGCCGACGATTCAACACGACCCACCGACCTGGCCCGACCGGGACACATTTTCCCCATCCGGGCGCTCAAGGGAGGCGTTCTCACCCGAGCCGGGCACACCGAAGCATCGACCGACCTCGCCCGGCTGGCCGGCCTGACGCCGGTTGCCGTTTTGTGTGAGATCATGGATGATGACGGCAATATGGCCCGCTTACCGCGTTTGAAGAAGCTGTGCGACGAACACGACTTCAAGCTAATCTCTATTCGCGACCTGATTGCGTATCGCCTGCGCCACGAAAACCTGATTGACAAAGTCGAGACTGTCAACCTGCCGACCGACTACGGCGAATTCAAATTGCATCTTTATAAATCCGAGACCGACGACCATCATCATCTGGCTCTGACCAAAGGTGATGTTGCTGGAGCCAAGAATGTGCTGGTACGTGTTCATTCCAGTTGCCTGACCGGTGATGTCTTTGCCAGTCGTCGCTGCGACTGCGGCAGTCAGCTTCACAGCGCCATGCAGGCTGTGGAAGATGAAGGCTGTGGTGTGATCCTGTACATGAGACAGGAGGGTCGCGGGATCGGCCTGGTCAACAAGATACTTGCCTACAAATTGCAGGAGGCGGGACGCGACACGGTCGAAGCCAATGAAGAACTGGGATTCGAGGCCGACCTGCGCGACTACGGCATCGGTGCGCAGATTCTGGTAGACCTCGGTCTGTCTTCAATCAGGCTTTTGACCAACAATCCCCGCAAGGTGATCGGTTTACAGGGGTATGGCCTTGAGATCACAGAGCGCATGCAGTTGGAGGCCAAAGCATTGCCGTCCAACCAGGCGTACTTGGAAACGAAACGAGACAAACTGGGCCATCTGCTCAATCTCAAATAG
- the ribE gene encoding 6,7-dimethyl-8-ribityllumazine synthase: protein MTHQVFEGKLDAAGLRVGVIVGRFNHFLTDKLLDGAMDCLKRHGCTETDLAVAYVPGAFEIPYVAARLANSGRYDAVICLGAVIRGDTPHFDYIANESAKGIARIALDTGLPVVYGMVTADTLEQAIERAGTKAGNKGWDAAESAIEMVNLYRAMD from the coding sequence ATGACTCATCAAGTATTCGAAGGCAAATTGGACGCGGCCGGGTTGCGCGTCGGAGTTATCGTCGGACGGTTTAATCATTTTCTCACCGACAAGCTTTTAGATGGAGCGATGGATTGTCTGAAGAGGCACGGATGTACTGAAACGGATCTGGCCGTTGCATACGTTCCCGGCGCTTTTGAGATACCGTATGTCGCCGCTCGCCTGGCCAATAGCGGTAGATATGACGCCGTCATCTGTCTGGGTGCGGTCATTCGTGGTGACACGCCGCACTTTGATTATATCGCCAACGAGTCGGCCAAGGGGATCGCTCGAATTGCATTGGACACGGGCCTGCCGGTCGTCTACGGCATGGTAACGGCCGACACTCTTGAGCAGGCCATCGAACGGGCCGGCACCAAGGCGGGCAATAAAGGCTGGGATGCCGCCGAAAGCGCTATCGAGATGGTCAACCTGTATCGGGCCATGGACTGA
- the nusB gene encoding transcription antitermination factor NusB, which translates to MSQSPRSLARELVLQALYAVECGDASPDDDLFDIGVEDSPPPRAIDYARKLFELVQSNSGQADQHISSLATNWDIDRMAIVDRNILRLAIIELDHMVDVPVKVVLNEAIELAKKFSTVESSGFVNGILDQYVKGMENADRT; encoded by the coding sequence ATGTCTCAATCACCTCGCAGCCTGGCGCGCGAACTTGTCCTGCAGGCGCTGTACGCAGTCGAGTGCGGAGATGCATCCCCGGACGACGACCTGTTCGACATCGGCGTCGAGGACTCACCGCCGCCCCGCGCCATAGACTATGCCCGTAAACTGTTTGAATTGGTGCAATCGAACTCAGGCCAGGCCGATCAGCATATAAGCAGTCTGGCCACCAACTGGGATATCGACCGGATGGCTATAGTTGACCGTAACATCCTGAGGTTGGCCATTATTGAGCTGGACCACATGGTCGACGTGCCGGTCAAGGTAGTCCTCAACGAGGCAATCGAGTTGGCCAAGAAATTCTCGACCGTCGAAAGCTCAGGTTTTGTGAACGGGATTCTCGACCAGTATGTAAAAGGGATGGAAAACGCCGACCGAACGTGA
- a CDS encoding alpha-L-glutamate ligase, which translates to MNIYILYENADWMIPLRRELERAELPYKEWFIQDGYVDLMCEPPPGLFINRISPSSHTRGHGNSIDFTRELLAWLESYGRRVINGSRAFAMETSKVGQYATLRKANLRTPRTIAVSGNQEDLREAGAAMSLPFITKHNCGGKGLGVKLFRSRDAFEEFVANGDYEKPVDNIMLLQEYIVAPQPFITRVEIVGEEFLYAVKVDTSRGFELCPAESCEIGDAFCPTSDAEEPATVDRQTLFSLREGFDDPIIDQYISVMRENKIDVAGFEFIEDAQGNKYTYDINGTTNYSPAVESRHGLNGMAAIVQLAAGALRAVQTDERNEPAGAECGYKFREQL; encoded by the coding sequence ATGAATATCTATATTCTATACGAGAACGCCGACTGGATGATACCTCTCAGGCGAGAGTTGGAACGGGCTGAGCTTCCATATAAAGAGTGGTTTATACAAGACGGTTACGTTGATCTGATGTGTGAGCCGCCACCGGGCCTGTTCATAAACCGGATCAGTCCCTCTTCTCACACCCGCGGTCACGGCAACAGCATAGATTTCACCCGAGAGTTACTGGCATGGCTTGAAAGTTACGGGCGCCGGGTGATTAACGGCAGTCGTGCTTTCGCCATGGAAACCAGCAAGGTGGGCCAATATGCCACGTTGAGAAAGGCCAATCTGCGAACACCAAGGACCATTGCCGTCTCCGGAAACCAGGAGGACCTGAGGGAGGCCGGCGCCGCTATGTCCCTGCCGTTTATTACCAAGCACAATTGCGGGGGAAAGGGGCTTGGCGTGAAGCTCTTTCGAAGTCGGGATGCTTTCGAAGAATTCGTCGCTAACGGCGATTACGAGAAGCCGGTCGACAACATAATGCTCCTCCAGGAATACATCGTGGCTCCCCAGCCGTTCATAACGCGGGTGGAGATTGTCGGGGAGGAATTTCTTTATGCCGTCAAAGTTGATACCAGTCGGGGCTTTGAGCTCTGCCCCGCGGAAAGTTGCGAGATCGGCGACGCTTTTTGTCCAACCTCTGATGCCGAAGAGCCGGCCACAGTTGACCGGCAGACGCTGTTTTCGCTTCGCGAGGGATTTGATGATCCTATTATCGATCAATACATATCGGTCATGCGTGAGAATAAAATCGACGTTGCGGGTTTCGAGTTTATCGAGGATGCCCAGGGTAATAAGTACACATACGACATAAACGGCACCACCAACTACTCGCCGGCCGTCGAAAGCCGCCACGGCCTGAACGGCATGGCCGCGATCGTTCAACTGGCAGCCGGGGCATTGCGGGCAGTTCAGACCGACGAGAGGAATGAACCGGCGGGTGCCGAATGCGGGTATAAGTTTCGCGAGCAGTTGTAG